The following nucleotide sequence is from Lysobacterales bacterium.
GAAGCGGAAGTGCGAAAGCAGGGGATAGTTGCGACGGATGGCCTGACGCGATTGCGTCAGGTCGCGCAGGCCGACCAGCACCAGGGCCGCGAAACCCGCGAAGGCCAGCCACCATGCCGGTGCAAGCATAGTGGCCGCCCACAGGCTGGCGATTGCGGACACGCAGACGATCGCGAAGGCGAAAAAGCGCGAGGGCAGCATGGCGGACTCCGGCAGGACGACTCGTGCAATTTACGGCATCGCGTGCGCGCGGGCGATGCCTCAGGCGCGCGTCGCGAACACGGTGATTTCCTCGCGATCGTGATACAGCTGCTTGGCACGCAGATCGAGCTCGAACGGTACCGCCGCGCGCATCGCCTCGAAGCATCGTTGCACTTCGGGCCAGCGCTTCTTCATCGGCAGCTTGAGGTTGAACATGGTGTGCCGGCACCAGCCTTCGCGCAACCACGTCGCCATGCGTTCGGCGACCTTGATCGGCTGTTCGACCATGTCGCAGACCATCCACTCCACCGGTTTGTTCGGCTGGTACCGAAAGCCGTCGGCGCGCAGATGTTCGACGATCCCGGTGGCCATCAACGACTCCGCCATCGCGCCGTTATCGACCGCGAAGGTGCGGATCGAACGGCGCACGAATTGGTAGGTCCAGCCGCCGGGACAGGCGCCGAGATCGACGGCGGTCATGCCCGGTTGCAGCCAGCGCCCGCGTTCGTCGTCGTCGAGCAGGACCAGAAAGGCTTCTTCGAGCTTGAGTGTGGAGCGGCTCGGTGCATCGGACGGAAAGCGCAGGCGCGGAATGCCGCCTTTCCATGGCGCGGTTTCGGCATGGGTCGCAATCGATACATCGATCTGCGTACCGCTGTGCGCGAACAAGTGCAGGCGGTGCATGCTGCGCGCGTCGAAGCGCTTTTCGCGCTTCAACGCGGTCGCCATCGCGGATTCGAAGCTGCGCGCAAACGCACGCAATTGTTCGCCATCCGGACTGTCCGCGGTTTCGACCCAGACATCGCTGAGCATCACGCCCGACGCCTTCACATCAGTGAGGATCGGTCCGACCCGATCCTTCGGATCCAGAGCTTCGAACGACGCGCGCACGGGCAGCAATTGCCGCACGAAGATCAATTCACGAACGCGAAGCTTTCGTTGCGGCGGCTGGTGCACATGCAATTCGACGAAGCCGCTGTCGCGTCGGGTCTGCGCATAACCGGCACCGCCACGTGCAGCGAGTTCGTGCTCCAGTTCCTGCGCGCATTCGGGTTCAAAACCGGTGCGGGTGAGGGCGATCAGACGTTGAGTCACCGGCCGGTTCCTCCGGCAACACGCAGTGCGGACCGTTGTGCGATTGCATATTGCGACCGCAACGATGAAGGATCAGAATCTGGCGGCTTGCTGAAGCACAAGTGAATCATTCGATTCACATCCATTCTTGCGATCGAGGTAATAAGCATGGCACCGAGGGTAACGGGGAATTCGAGTAGCGGGCGACGAGTGTCGCCGACGATTCGCGCTTTGGCGATGATGGTAACGGCGACGCTGGCACAGTCGGCGCTGACAAAGGATCTCGCACCGATCGATCGCTGGGCCGATGCTCGGCCTGCAGCACGTGCGCATGCGCCGGTGATCGGCGCTGGCTTGCTGTCCGAATTCCGTGGTCATGTCGACGACCGTCTCGGTGTGCCGACCTTCCTTTGGGCCGGCCCGGATGCTTCGCGTTCGCCGATGAGTCCGACCGTCGGCACGCCTGAAGGCATTGCCCGCGTGCATCTCAAGCGACTTGCCGATGCCTACAAGGTCGGTGCCGACCAGATCGATGCGCTGCAGGTGGTGAATACGTCGCGGCTGAAGAATGGCTCGCAGATCGTGCAGCTTCAGAACGCCGCCGGTGGTATCGAGGTGTTCCGCGAGCGCATTTCGGTGCTGATCAATCCGCGTGGCGATCTCGTTTCAGTGGGCGGCTACATCGCCAGCACGGACTTGATCGATGCGTCGATGCAGGCGCCCGGCGCACGTGCGGCAATGTTTGCAATGAGTGGTGCCGATGCTGCAGCGCTGGCACTGGCCGACTACGGCTTCGATGCCGCGGCCGCCGCGTCAGCCTCGATCAGTCAGGGCGAAGGTGGCTTCCAGAACATCGCGCTGCCTGCTGCAGCCAACGGTGCGTCCTTGGCCGAGCCTGCGCGCGTCAAGCCGGTCTGGTTTCGCTCGGGCGCAGGGCTGATTCCGGCGCATTACGTCGAGGTCCAGGTCGCCGAGACGCCCGAATCGTCTGCCGATTACTACGCTTACGTGATCAGCGCAAAGGACGGGCAGGTCTTGTTCCGTCACAACCAGACGGCCGAACATACCTATCGCGTCTACGCCGAAACGACCGGCGCCCTGCTGCCGTATCCGGGCCCGGAGGGCCGCGCCAATGCGCCGCATCCGACGGCCCAGCCGGACGGCGTGCAACCGCCCTTCGTGCCGTCGGTGTCGACGACCCTGACACAGGGACCGATTTCGAACCCTGCACACATCTGGCTTGCGCCCGGCGCGACGGAGACCACCGGCAACAACGCCGAAGCCTATGCCGACTTCAACAATCCGGATGGGTTCAGTGCCGGCGACCTCCGTGGTGCCACCAACGGCGTGGACACGTTCAACTATGTCTACGACACCTCGCTGGATGTCGGCGTCAACGCCACCCAGCGTCAGGCCGGGATCGTCAACCTGTTCTACATGAACAACTGGCTGCACGACTGGTACTACGACGCCGGCTTCGATGAAGCCTCGGGCAATGGCCAGGTGGTCAATTACTCCGGACTCGGAATCGGTGGCGACAGCATCAAGGCCGAAGCCCAGGATGCGAGTGGCACCAACAATGCCAACATGTCGACGCCTTCGGACGGCGGTCGTCCGCGCATGCAGATGTACACCTGGTCCGGCCAGACACCGCGTCGCGTCGACTATCTGGCGGGCGTCGTGCTGCCGTCGGTGACCTCGGCCGTCGGCGTGCTGGTGACGCCGTCGGTGCCCGGCGCGACGGCGGACATCACGAATGACGTGGTGGTCGTTAACGATGGCAGCGTGACCGGCACCAACGGTACGACCACCGATGCCTGCCAGACGCCATTCGTCAACGATGCCGCCGTCAACGGCAAGATCGCCCTGGTCGATCGTGTCGCAGCGACGCGCGGCTGCAGCATTGGCACCACCCTCGCGAACGCACAGGCCAATGGTGCCATCGCCGTGTTGTTCATCAACACCAGCACGGTTGGCGTGAGCGTCACCGGGTCCTTGCCCGCCTTCACGATTCCGTATTTCTCGGTGTCCCTGGCAGATGGCAATGCGATCAAGGCCGCGATTGCGTCACCGACGACCGTGACCTTGCGCCTGCGTCGCGAACCGCCTGCGGTCTCGCGTGAAGGCGGTATCGACAACGCGGTCATCGCGCACGAGTGGGGCCACTACATCAGCAACCGCCTGGTCCAGAATTCGGCCGGCCTGACCAACAATACCGGTCGTGGCATGGGTGAAGGTTGGGCCGACTTCCATTCGCTGCTGATGCAGGTGAAGGAAGACGACGATCTGGCGCCGAGCAACCCGAACTATGTCGGCACCTACAGTGTCGCCTCGCACTCGCAGTCCGGTCCGAGCACCTCGTATTTCCCGAACACCGGGCCGTACTTCGGCATTCGTCGCTACCCGTATTCGACCAACTTCAACAAGGATCCGTTGACCTACGGTCATACGGTGACCGGCGCCGTCATCGACCCGTCCGTGCCGCGCAGCGCCAATGGTGCGGCCGACAACGCCGCAGTCCACAACATCGGTGAAGTCTGGGCCTCGATGCTGTGGGAGTGCTACACCGGCCTGCTGCGCGACACCGGTCGACTCAGCTTCGCCGAGTCGCAGGACCGCATGAAGCGCTACATCATCGCGGGCTACAAGCTGACGCCACCGGCACCGACCATCCTGGAAGCGCGTGATGCCCTGCTGTCGGCGATCCAGGCCGAAGACGAGCAGGATTTCCAGATCTGCGCATCGGGCTTTGCGCGTCGCGGTGCGGGTTCGGGTGCGGTGGCACCGGATCGGTTCTCCCTCACCAATGCCGGCACCGTTCAGAGCTTCGCGTTCGATTCGGCGGCTGAAGTGGTGTCCGCCACGCTCGACGACAGCACCGCCGCTTGCGATGCCGACGGCGAGCTCGACAATGAGGAAACCGGTGCGCTGAACGTCGTGGTTCGCAACTCCGGCTTCCAGTCGTTGTTGAACACCACGGTGACCGTGACCTCGCCGACCGCTGGCATCAGTTTCCCGAACGGCAACACGTTCGCGGTGCCTGCATCCGCGGCCTTCTCATCGGTGACGGTCGCGATTCCGGTTCGCGCTCAGGGCTTCGCGGCGATCGGCGGCGCGGTCTTCGATGTCGAGGTGAATGATCCTGCCCTCGACAATGCCGCGATCAACCAGTTCGAATTGCGCGTCAATGCCAATGTCGTGCCGAACTCGTCGCTGGTCGACACGTTCGAGTCCGACACCGCGTGGACCAAGCAGTTGGCCAGTCTCTACGGACCGGTTCCCGCAGGCACGATGAGCGATACCTTCTATTGGGGACAGCTGGCTTACTCGGCGACCGACCATACGCTGTACGGTCCGAACCTCGGCGGTCCGTTCGTGACTTGGCTGGTGTCGCCGCCCTTGGCGATGTCGGCTAGCGATCCGTTCGTGATGACCTACGACAGCGCACACAGCTTCGAAGCGCCGAACTGGGATGGTGGCGTCATCGAGTACTCGACCAATGACGGTGCGACCTGGGCGGATATCACGACCTTGACCGGCGCGGCCCTGACGCCGGCGTATTCGGGCGCGCTCACGGCAACGAGTTTCTTCCCGTCGCGTCTCGCCTATCGTGCAACCAATGCGGCGTGGCCGAACTTCAACACCTATCGCATCGACATCCCGGCCGCATCGCCGGTCGCGGGACAGACGATCCGCTTGCGCTTCGGTGTTGCCGCGGATTCTTCCGCCGCGGACTACGGCTGGGAAATCGACAACGTCAACGTGTCTGGCGTGAGCAATACGCCGTTCACCGCGGTCGTGGCGCATGTCGGCGGCTGCAATGCGGGCTTGTTCGGCGACGGCTTCGAATAAGCGTTCGGCAATGAAAAAAACGAAGGGCGCCGCAAGGCGCCCTTCTGCTTTGCGGAACCGCGAGCGATCGTTCAGTAATTCGCGCCACCGCTGGCGCTGTAGAACGCGAGTACATCGCGACACTCGTTGCGCAGGAGGTCGCGCTTCACCGCCACGCCGCGCTTTTCCAGTTCGCCGATCCAGTCGGCGGGCAGCGGACCTTCGTCGAACTCGGTGAGGCTCATCACGTCCTCGGCGCGGGCGCCGATGTGCATCTCGTCGATGCCTGCCCAGAAGCTCGCGCCATAGCATTGGCAGCAGGGCTGCGCCGACGTGACCAGGACGTAGCGGCCGCCGCCCTCGTTCAGGCGGAAGCGCTGCAGGCGCTGTTGCGCGGTCAGGAAAGCCATGATCTCGGCGTGTGCGAGCGAACAGTTCTGCGGCATCACGCGATTCACGCCAACGCTGACGAGCCTCCCTTCGCCGTCGAAAATCGCGGCACCGAACGGGCCGCCGGTGCCGAGTTCGACGTTCTTGCGGGCGAGCCCGGCGACGAAGCGCATGCGCGAATCATCGTCGTCGAAGCGCGTCAGTGGATCGATGTCGGACGACACCCATGCGGGCAGGGTCAGGTGGACTTGGGCGTAGATCATGCTGCGTTCCTTCGGTGTTGCGTTACTGGATCGACGTGGCGTTCCGGGGGGTGCATTGGCCATCGACGCATTGGCAGCCGCTGATGTCTGCGCTGCCGCAGACGCTGCTGCGGCCCTCGCGCAGGCAGGTCGCCCTCACGCCGGCGGGATCGGGCGTATGTGCGACATGCACGCACTGCAGGAATTCGCCGCAACAGTTGCCGACGTTCTTGACGGTGCAGTCCGCGTCCACGGCACAGGTGAGCGGCGATTCCGGTTCGGTCGTCGCGACCGTGTCCACGGTCGCGCAGGCGGCGAACACCATCATTGCGAGGCAGCACATCACGATTCGCATCGTCGGTACTCCGTTGTCGAGTGGGCAAAGGATCGCACGGTCCTCGGTGCTCAGCGCAGCAGCATCCACAGGCCCATTGCCGCGAACAGGAATGCCGCGCTGAAACGCGCCGCGCGCAGCGGCAGGCGATCGGCGAGTCTGCTGCCAAGGAACACCACTGGCACGTTCGCGAGCAGCATACCGATCGTAGTGCCGACGACCACCGCCCACAGCGGCGAGTGTTGTGCGGCCAGCACCACGGTCGCGACCTGGGTCTTGTCGCCCATTTCGGCGATGAAGAATGCGACCAAGGTGGCAATGAACACGCCGCGCCCGGTCGTCGGCAATGCATCCTCGTCATCGAGTTTGTCCGGTACCAGCGTCCACGCCGCAACGGCGAGGAAACTCAGGCCGATGATCCAGCGCAATGCATCTGGCGACAGCCGCTGTGCGATGAGCATGCCGAATGCGCCGGCCAGGGCGTGGTTGAGCAACGTCGCAGCGAGGATGCCGAGGCAGATCGCCCACGGCCGTCGGTAGCGGGCGGCCAGCACCAGGGACAGCAATTGGGTCTTGTCGCCGATTTCGGCGATCGCGACCGCGAGGGTCGAGAGGAGAAGGGCTTCCACGGGAACTCCGGAGGGCAGGGACGATGCGGACACGATGGTCCGTCACGCACGTCCCGGCCCGGGTGATGCGCAACGAACCAGCGGTCTTGCCGCGTCGAAGACGGTCCGCGCCATGGCCGATGCAGGCCAAGCATGTTGACGCGAACGAGGCGGGATCCGGAAGGATCACGCGGCCAGCTACTCCCCGATGGAGTGCGCGCACCTTAGTGAGGATTCGGGCGCGGGGCAACGCCGCACGCCCGGCGTGACCTTACTTGACCGTCCTGGCCCAGGAATCGCGCAGGGTGCAGACACGATTGAAGACCGGTTGGTCGGAGCGATGGTCGACACGATCGGCGACGAAGTAGCCGAGGCGTTCGAACTGGAAGCGTGTTTCCGCCGCGACGTCCGCGAGTGAAGGTTCGAGGCGCGCGGTGACGACGCGTACCGAATTCGGATTCAGGTGATCGCGATAGGTCTTGCCGTCGCGGTCGTCGTCCGGATCGGCCACCGTGAACAGGCGGTCGTAAAGACGCGTCTCCGCAGCGATGGCGTGTCTCGCGCTGACCCAGTGGATCGTGCCTTTCACCTTGCGGTCAGCGCCGGGCATGCCATGGCGCGTGCTCTCGTCGAGCGTGCAATGCACTTCGAGCACATCGCCGTTCGCATCCTTGACCAGGTCCTCGCATTTCACGATGCCGACGCCGCGCAGACGCACCTCACCTCCGGGAACCAGGCGGTGGTAGCCCTTGGGCGGCACCTCCATGAAGTCCTCGCGCTCGATCCAGAGCTCGCGCGAAAACGGCACTGCACGCGTGCCACGCGCCTCGTCCTTGGGATGATTCGCCATGCGCAGCGTTTCTTCATGCGGTCCGGTCAGGTTCGTGATCACGAGCTTGAGCGGATCAATGATGGCCATGCGTCGCTCGGCGCGGGCGTCGAGATCGTTGCGTACTTCGTTCTCGAGCAGCGAGAACTCCAGCACCGATTCCTGCTTGGTGACGCCGGCATTGCGGATGAAGCTGCGGATCGCCTCGGGCGTGAAGCCGCGGCGGCGGATGCCGCGCAGGGTCGGCATGCGTGGGTCGTCCCAGCCGGCGACCAGTCCTTCATTCACCAGCGCGAGCAGCTTGCGCTTGCTCATCACCAGGAAATCGAGATTCAGTCGCGAGAACTCGATCTGGCGCGGCCGGCCGGGTTTCAGCCCGAGGCGGGCAAGTTCGTCGGCGAGCTCCGGCATGTGCCAGACCGGCAGCTGGTCGAGGCACCAGTCGTACAGCGGTCGATGGTCCTCGAATTCGAGTGTGCACAGGGAATGGGTAATGCCTTCGACCGCGTCTGAGACGACGTGCGCGAAGTCGTACATCGGATAGATGCACCAGTCGTTGCCGGTGTTCTGATGCTCGACCTTGCGGATGCGATACAGCGCCGGATCGCGCAGGTTGATGTTGCCTGAACTCATGTCGATCTTCGCGCGCAGCGTGCGCGAGCCATCGGCAAACTCGCCGGCCTTCATGCGCGCGAAAAGATCGAGATTCTCGGCCACCGAACGATCACGAAATGGACTGTTGCGACCCGGTTGCGTCAACGTGCCACGGTATTCGCGCACTTCATCGGCGCTCAGGTCGCAGACGAAGGCACGCCCGTCGCGGATCAGCTTCAGCGCACAACGGTAGATCAGCTCGAAGTAGTCGGACGCATGGCGCAATTCCGCCCACTCGAAGCCGAGCCATTGCACGTCTTCCTGGATCGCGGCGACATATTCCGGGTCTTCCTTGGCCGGATTGGTGTCGTCGAAGCGCAGGTTGCAGCGACCGTCGAATTCGGCAGCCATGCCGAAATTCAGGCAGATCGACTTCGCGTGACCGATGTGCAGGTAGCCGTTCGGCTCGGGCGGGAAACGCGTCGCGATGCGGGTGTGTTTGCCGGAGGCGAGATCGTCGAGGACGATCTGGCGGATGAAATGGTTGGGGACAGGCGTCTCGCTCATGGATCGCGGTTCGGTCAATAGAAGACCGCGAGTTTAGCGGATGCGGACGGGACTCAGTGACCGCGGCTGCGCTTGCGACGCAGGCGCAGGCGCACCGGCCCGCGGGCGTCGTGAATATTCACCGGACGGCCGGACTGGACGATGTCGATCGCGCCCTGGTCCGCCATCTTTGCGGCGACATCGCGCACCGGGCGCATCAGGTCGCGCCATTCGACATTGAGTTCGCCGCCAAGGATGCGTGCGGCTTCGCTGGGACAGATCGTGGCGTCCGGCGTGCGGTGCTCGAGCAGTTCAACGACACACTCGCGGATCAGCACCGCAAGCGAATCTTCGACGGGGAACTGGCGGGAGGTCACGATGCGCGGGCCCTGAATTGCCCGACACGGTAGCGCGCCGCCGAACCGGCGATCATGAGGAATTGTCCGCAGCGTCCGGTGGTGACGATGGTTTGCAGCAGCGCACGGGCGATCCTGTTCATCAGCCCGCGGCGCCGGCGAGTGTGGCCATCACGGCCATGCGGATGGCAACACCGTTCGAGACCTGTTCGAGGATGCGCGACTGCGCACCGTCGGCGACCGCATCGGCGATCTCGACATTGCGGTTGATCGGCCCCGGATGCATCACGATGGCCTGCGGATGAGCACGCCGCAAGCGGGCTTCGTCCAGGCCCCAGTCGCGGAAATAGTCGGCATCGGACGCGATCAACGCGTGCTGCATGCGTTCCTTCTGCAGGCGCAGCATGATCACCACGTCGGCATCGCGTACCGCGTCATCGATGCGATGGTGCACGATGCAACCGGGCAAGGCATCACGGCCGGGCAACAGGGCCTCCGGTCCGGCCACCCGCAACTCGCCAATGCCGAGTGTTTGCAGGGCCTGGATGTCGGAGCGCGCGACGCGCGAGTGCAGGATGTCGCCGATGATGGCGACACGGCGATTCGCCAGGTCGGGCTTGTGGCGCAGGATCGTGTAGGCATCGAGAAGTCCCTGGGTCGGGTGCGCGTGGTTGCCATCGCCGGCATTGATGATCGAGACGCCCTCGGCCGCCTGCTCCGCGAGGAAACCCGGCGTGCCGTTTTCCTTGTGGCGCACCACGAATTGTTCGCAGCCCATCGCCTCGAGATTGCGCAAGGTGTCGAGCAGGGTCTCGCCTTTCTGGGTCGAGGAATGTTCGATGTCGAAGGGAACCACTTGCGCGCCGAGACGCATGGCCGCGAGCTCGAAGCTGACCCGGGTGCGCGTCGATGGCTCGAAGAACAGGTTCACCACCGTGCGTCCGGCCAATACTTGCGGCCGATCCGATTCGCGCAGGCTATCGGCGAGCGCGAACAGCGTTTGCATCTCCGCGCGCGACATCTCGGCGAGGGTGATCAGGTGGCGTCGGGGCGTTGCAGCGTTCATGCGGTGCTGGACTCGGTCTGCGGCTGGCTCAGCCATTGTTCGACGATGCGCCGCGCAGCCTGCGCGTCCAGCATCGCTGCGTCCTTGCGACGCGCGAGACCGGCTCGCCGCGCCGCCGCGAATTCGGCATCGGCCGCCCGCGAGGTGAAGCGTTCGTCGGCGAAATGCACCGGCAGGCGATAGCGCCCTTCCAGCGCGTTCGCATAGGCGCGCGCGGCGTGGGTCATCGGTTGCTCCTGGCCGTCGCGGGCAAGCGGCAATCCGACAATCAGGGCGTCCGGGCGCCAGGTCTTCAGCAGCGCATCGCAGGCCATCCAGTCGGGGCCGCTGTCGGCGTTGCGCAGCACGGCGACGGCACTGGCCGTGCCGGTGATGCGCTGACCGACCGCGACGCCGATGCGACGCAGGCCGAAGTCGAATCCGAGCACGATCGTGGCTTCAGGCATGTCCAGCGGTTCCGGACAGCATGTGGATATCGACGCCGAGCAGGCGCGCCGAGGCATCCCAGCGCTTCTCGATCGGCGTCTCGAACAGGATGTCGTTGTCGCGCGGCTCGGCGGTCAGCCAGGCATTGTCGCGCATCTCCTGTTCGAGCTGGCCGGCCGACCAGCCGGCATAGCCGAGCAAGACGAGGTAGCGCTTCGGGCCGTGACCGGCCGCGATCGCCTGAAGCACGTCCCTGGAGGTGGTCACCATCAGGTCGTCGCCGATGCTCGCGCTCGACTCCCAAGGCTGGCCGGGTTCGTGCAGGACGAAGCCACGCTCCATCTGCACCGGCCCGCCGAGCAATACGCGCTGGTCGGCGATCTCGGGTGGCGTGCGGGTGACACCCACCTGTCGCATCACTTCGCCGAGGCGCCAGTCGGACGGACGATTGACGGTCAGTCCCATCGCGCCCTCCTCATTGTGCTGACAGATCAGGGTGACGCCGCGCGCGAAGTTCGGGTCTTCGAGCGCAGGCATCGCGATCAGCAGGTGTCTGGACAAGTAGCGGGACGAGGACATGGCGCGATTGTAATGGGCGCGGCGTTCCCGATGTGCGTCGTCATTTCCCGGTGACGCTGCCATCCAGGAATTGCCAGGTCCGGGTGATATGCAGCACATCGATGCCTTCATCGCTGGCGGGCAGCGGTGAAAACGGTGCGCCGAGTTCGACGATGCGGATCGCTGCCTGATCCAGGATCTCTGAGCCCGAGGACTGGATCAGGTCGATCCGTTCGACCGAGCCGTCGCGCTTGACCGCGACGGTCAGCACCAGGCTGTTGTGCACCTGCCGACGCCGCGCTTCATCGGGATAATTCAGATTGCCGATGCGTTCGATTTTCGCGACCCAGGCGCGCATGTAGGCGGCATAGGCGTATTCCCGCGTGCTGGCCGAAATGAATTTGCGCTTCGGGCGTTTTGCATAGGCTTCGGTCTGGCGTTCGAGTTCCGCCGCAAGCTTGGCCATCTCGAGACTGTGCTCGATCAGCTCCCGCGCGCTGACCTGGGGCACGTCGGGCGTTTCCGGCTGTGCGTCATCGACACGCTGGACCTGGAAGTCCTTGGCACTGCCGCGCAGCACCGGTTGCGGCGTCGCTTTCTGCGGCTTGGGTGCCCCCGCGCGTTGCGGTGCCGGTGCCAAGCCGTCGGTCGCTTTCGGAATCGGACTGGTGACCGGTTGGCGCGGGCGCTTCGATTCTTCGGATTCGCCGCCGCCCTGCTGCGAGGCATTGGCGAGGAAGTCGGCCTTGTCCGGTTTGGTCGCGGCGGCCGACTGCACGAGGATCACGTCGAGGCTGGGCAGGTAGGCAGCCGGGTCCTCGTAGTCGAAGGTGACGCCGAGGATCACGATGGCATGCAGGATCGCCGAGAACAGCAGGGTGACGCGCAGGCGCTCCTCGGGGCCGATGCGGTGCTGGCTCACGCGAGCTTGCTCTCGATGGCATCGAACAGCATTGCGCCAATGTCGGTACCGGCCTGGGCGTCGATATCGACGATGCCGGTCGGGCTGGTGACGTTGATTTCGGTCAACCAGTCGCCGATCACATCAAGTCCGACGAAGATCAGGCCGCGACGGCGCAGCTCAGGACCGACCTGGGTGCAAATCCAGCGATCGCGCTCGCTCAGCGGTTGGGCGACACCTCGGCCGCCGCGTGCCAGATTGCCGCGGAAGTCATCACCGCCCGGAATGCGAGCAAGGCAGAACGGCACCGGTTCGCCATCGATCATGAGGATGCGCTTGTCGCCCGCGTTGATCTCGGGAATGAATCGTTGTGCCAGTGCGAACTGGCGGCCGTTGTCGGTGAGCGTCTCGAGAATGACATTCAGATTCGGGTCGCCGCGGTGGCTGCGAAAGATCGAGCGTCC
It contains:
- a CDS encoding YqgE/AlgH family protein, giving the protein MSSSRYLSRHLLIAMPALEDPNFARGVTLICQHNEEGAMGLTVNRPSDWRLGEVMRQVGVTRTPPEIADQRVLLGGPVQMERGFVLHEPGQPWESSASIGDDLMVTTSRDVLQAIAAGHGPKRYLVLLGYAGWSAGQLEQEMRDNAWLTAEPRDNDILFETPIEKRWDASARLLGVDIHMLSGTAGHA
- a CDS encoding energy transducer TonB, coding for MLFSAILHAIVILGVTFDYEDPAAYLPSLDVILVQSAAATKPDKADFLANASQQGGGESEESKRPRQPVTSPIPKATDGLAPAPQRAGAPKPQKATPQPVLRGSAKDFQVQRVDDAQPETPDVPQVSARELIEHSLEMAKLAAELERQTEAYAKRPKRKFISASTREYAYAAYMRAWVAKIERIGNLNYPDEARRRQVHNSLVLTVAVKRDGSVERIDLIQSSGSEILDQAAIRIVELGAPFSPLPASDEGIDVLHITRTWQFLDGSVTGK